From Salvia splendens isolate huo1 chromosome 3, SspV2, whole genome shotgun sequence, a single genomic window includes:
- the LOC121796638 gene encoding protein transport protein sec31-like has translation MCSLPSIAELPAVTDPVLSPAVESPSIAPRTDPIRVLFEQMMAGLARVETRMDDYVRRPSSRHTLRPEPEPPHSRATPHSLEVALPFTPPFDAVSVVTPPLPTNVPCLSRTEGFLPNPNCAAGSLRPGFAQQQSAGESPPTSRPQRSSWDLPPTSGSQQTGPWDLPPSSRAPAAWDPWGNRFTEHQIHSGHSSWDLPPTSRGQHSSWDRPAASHSHHAQAPPWGFPSSSLTTADWDPWGIRFPDHQIQNGHTSWEPQEQRQPASLPIADKPYGLTTSVTSKSLVPVPAAVPEQTISQPVTSNAGPSGFGRIETPPPSLITPGHLLQSGLSTAFAPQSIQTTHKDVEVVHVSSKPVADSLAHGAAESQPPILPLPPNAHAHKPNGRLYYARNNYRGRGGRGSGNLRPVMKFSEDFDFLAYEDEDDVELPNVEVKPIYNKDDFFESLSSNALNNDPNHGRTRYSEQIKLDTETCGVYSRYRVGTRGLIAHWFPP, from the coding sequence ATGTGTTCGCTGCCTTCAATCGCAGAACTACCGGCGGTTACAGACCCAGTTCTGTCACCGGCTGTGGAGTCGCCCTCCATAGCTCCGCGCACAGACCCGATTAGGGTTCTGTTCGAGCAGATGATGGCAGGTTTAGCGAGAGTGGAGACACGCATGGACGACTACGTTCGCCGCCCGTCTTCGCGCCACACGCTACGACCGGAACCGGAGCCGCCACACAGTCGCGCGACCCCTCATTCGCTGGAGGTCGCCTTGCCGTTTACTCCGCCGTTTGATGCGGTGTCCGTCGTTACGCCGCCACTGCCGACGAACGTCCCCTGTCTGAGCCGCACCGAGGGGTTTCTTCCTAACCCTAATTGCGCAGCAGGCTCGCTTCGACCAGGGTTCGCCCAGCAGCAATCAGCGGGGGAATCGCCGCCCACATCGCGACCACAGCGCTCGTCGTGGGATCTGCCGCCCACGTCGGGATCACAGCAGACAGGGCCATGGGATCTGCCTCCCTCTTCACGCGCCCCTGCCGCATGGGATCCTTGGGGCAACCGCTTCACCGAACACCAGATTCATAGCGGGCACTCATCGTGGGACCTTCCACCCACGTCGCGAGGTCAGCACTCATCGTGGGATCGGCCAGCCGCGTCGCATTCGCACCATGCGCAGGCACCGCCATGGGGATTTCCCTCCTCTTCTCTCACGACCGCGGATTGGGATCCCTGGGGTATTCGGTTCCCAGATCACCAAATTCAAAACGGTCACACGTCGTGGGAACCCCAGGAGCAGCGACAACCCGCGTCCTTACCGATCGCGGATAAGCCATACGGGTTAACAACTTCCGTTACTAGCAAGAGCTTAGTACCTGTCCCAGCAGCTGTGCCTGAGCAGACCATATCTCAGCCTGTAACATCTAATGCTGGGCCATCTGGTTTCGGTCGAATCGAGACTCCACCACCTTCTTTGATAACCCCAGGGCATCTGTTACAGTCTGGACTATCTACTGCTTTTGCACCTCAATCTATACAAACAACACATAAGGATGTGGAAGTAGTTCACGTGTCATCAAAGCCTGTGGCTGACTCATTAGCTCATGGAGCAGCGGAATCTCAACCACCTATATTACCATTGCCACCAAATGCGCATGCCCACAAGCCAAATGGAAGGCTGTATTATGCGCGTAACAATTACAGAGGGCGTGGCGGAAGAGGCTCTGGGAACCTGCGGCCGGTTATGAAATTTAGtgaagattttgattttttggcatatgaggatgaggatgatgTTGAATTGCCTAATGTTGAGGTCAAGCCTATTTACAATAAGGATGACTTCTTTGAATCCCTTTCTTCCAATGCCCTGAACAATGATCCTAATCATGGAAGGACAAGATACTCGGAGCAAATAAAATTAGACACAGAGACGTGTGGAGTATATTCAAGGTATCGAGTTGGTACAAGAGGCCTCATTGCTCattggtttccaccttga
- the LOC121796637 gene encoding zeatin O-glucosyltransferase-like has protein sequence MVGPLGDLMRSLALKHRRVSVIHDPLIAYVVKDVANIPNAESYAFICISAYCQVKFITEMMGITCPIPRLRELPPVSATISEELYSFIGLQNEGMALRSGDIINTCRSVEGLFLDILESKEIAEGLKSWVLVILVAIGPLIPVKPSKSESHNEIFKWLEKQALRSVIFISFGTTTTLTDHEVQVIAEGLEQSGQKFIWVLREADTANVFNGEARKVELPEGFKGRVGERGVVVREWAPQPEILVHPSTGGFMSHYGWNSCNESINMGVPIAAWPMHSDQPTNAVFVTEVLKVGLPVRRWGEVVTVEYAVRRLIASEEGGEARKRVEELAAVVRGATEEGGASRLELDAFIVISLTRNMHYFAY, from the exons ATGGTGGGGCCCCTGGGGGACTTGATGCGAAGTTTGGCACTCAAGCATCGGAGGGTCAGTGTTATCCACGACCCCTTAATAGCCTATGTGGTCAAGGATGTTGCTAACATTCCCAATGCGGAATCCTACGCCTTCATCTGCATCTCCGCCTACTGTCAGGTGAAGTTCATTACGGAGATGATGGGGATAACTTGCCCCATCCCGCGGCTGAGGGAGCTGCCGCCGGTATCAGCCACCATCTCCGAAGAGTTGTATTCCTTCATCGGATTGCAGAATGAAGGGATGGCTTTGAGATCCGGAGATATTATAAACACATGCAGATCGGTTGAAGGCCTGTTTTTGGATATATTGGAAAGCAAGGAGATCGCCGAAGGCCTGAAGAGCTGGGTGttggttattttagt GGCTATCGGGCCGCTGATTCCGGTAAAGCCTTCGAAATCAGAATCCCATAATGAAATCTTCAAGTGGCTGGAGAAACAGGCGCTGAGGTCGGTTATCTTCATCTCATTCGGCACCACCACAACCCTCACTGACCATGAAGTACAG GTGATAGCTGAGGGACTTGAGCAGAGCGGGCAGAAGTTCATATGGGTACTGAGAGAGGCCGACACGGCAAACGTGTTCAACGGGGAGGCGCGGAAGGTTGAGCTCCCAGAGGGGTTCAAGGGGAGAGTTGGAGAGAGAGGAGTTGTAGTGAGAGAGTGGGCGCCGCAGCCGGAGATCTTGGTGCATCCCTCAACGGGCGGCTTCATGAGCCACTACGGTTGGAATTCGTGCAACGAGAGCATCAACATGGGAGTTCCGATCGCCGCCTGGCCAATGCATTCGGATCAGCCCACCAACGCGGTTTTCGTCACGGAGGTGCTGAAGGTGGGGCTGCCGGTGAGGAGATGGGGTGAGGTTGTGACGGTGGAGTATGCTGTGAGGAGGCTGATTGCGTCGGAGGAAGGTGGCGAGGCCAGGAAGAGGGTGGAGGAGCTGGCTGCCGTCGTTCGAGGGGCCACGGAGGAAGGCGGCGCGTCACGGcttgagttggatgcgtttatTGTGatatccctaacccgaaacatgcattattttgcatattag